One window from the genome of Luteolibacter rhizosphaerae encodes:
- a CDS encoding 2-oxoglutarate dehydrogenase E1 component: MKSSVSARFNADLLEEQYALWCADARSVDPTWAAFFEGFELGVAQLRPRGEAAAAPAPAAAPAAAPVEAPPSEGQLAFYGKVVSLVYNFRALGHTQAHINPLSGPERNPRLAPSQFGFTEEDMDKEASNPLFREGAKMKLRDMLGALEATYSGFIGFEFTHINNTTVRHWVRQQIEAHALRAEDPADRKARALGWLIEADSFENFLGKKFLGEKRFSLEGGEGAMVFLNAILEKCPSEGVLEIEMGMAHRGRLNVLANFVRKSLTTILYEFTPNYMPDLVAGDGDVKYHLGYESVRELPDGKVRVSLAANPSHLEAVNAVVEGKARARQRLIGDDGVKTDRKRVLPILLHGDAAFAGQGSVAEVLNLSQLPGYRTGGTIHLIINNQIGFTTMPADARSSAYATDVAKMIEAPILHVNGEVPMELYWAAQFALEFRQKFGRDVVIDMYCYRRQGHNETDQAAFTQPHIYKHIQERETIGQIYKKQLVGQGVLSQEEADKIEKDIWDRFEAGHAKMVEMQASGDRSVFSGSTAVEQEDYNHAPVPTGISRDLLQHVGKVLTTVPESFNLHPTLAKRFIPRRQEALQNGGPVDWAFAESLAWGALLTEGHQVRLSGQDCRRGTFSQRHAVFYDSESRARYIPLEHVSPTQAKFCVYNSFLSEFAVLGFDYGYSIGAPNMLTLWEAQFGDFSNGAQVIIDQFIASAESKWQTPTDLVLLLPHGYEGMGPEHSSARLERFLQLCAGKNMIVGNFTTPAQYFHALRRQKMRSFRKPLVLMTPKSLLTRPEAVSTEADFLEGSCFQEVLPDPVHHEDPMQVTRIVFCSGKVYYDLAAYRQEHNITDTAILRIEQLYPFHDELVAALVAQYPGASKFVWCQEEPLNMGSWSYIFPRLEKALDRRVRYAGRTRASSPAAGSKARSYAEQKALIEAAFKVV; the protein is encoded by the coding sequence ATGAAATCGTCGGTTTCCGCCCGCTTCAATGCGGACCTGCTGGAGGAACAATACGCGCTGTGGTGCGCGGATGCCCGTTCGGTCGACCCCACGTGGGCGGCCTTTTTTGAAGGATTCGAGCTCGGGGTCGCCCAGCTCCGGCCGCGAGGGGAGGCAGCCGCCGCTCCCGCCCCGGCAGCGGCACCTGCGGCCGCGCCGGTGGAAGCCCCGCCGAGCGAGGGCCAGCTCGCCTTCTATGGCAAGGTGGTGAGCCTCGTTTACAATTTCCGTGCCCTCGGCCACACTCAGGCGCACATTAACCCGCTCAGCGGCCCGGAGCGAAATCCGCGGCTGGCGCCTTCCCAGTTCGGTTTTACCGAGGAGGACATGGACAAGGAGGCTTCCAATCCGCTCTTCCGCGAGGGCGCGAAGATGAAGCTGCGCGACATGCTGGGGGCTCTGGAAGCCACCTATTCCGGCTTCATCGGCTTCGAGTTCACGCATATTAATAACACCACCGTGCGCCACTGGGTGCGCCAGCAGATCGAGGCCCACGCGCTGCGTGCCGAGGATCCGGCGGACCGCAAGGCCCGCGCGCTCGGCTGGTTGATCGAGGCGGACAGCTTCGAGAATTTCCTCGGCAAGAAGTTCCTCGGTGAGAAGCGCTTCTCGCTGGAAGGGGGCGAGGGGGCGATGGTCTTCCTGAATGCCATCCTCGAAAAGTGTCCTTCCGAGGGGGTTTTGGAGATCGAGATGGGCATGGCCCACCGCGGTCGCCTGAACGTGCTGGCGAACTTCGTCCGCAAGTCCCTGACGACGATTTTGTATGAATTCACGCCGAATTACATGCCCGACCTCGTGGCGGGTGATGGCGACGTGAAGTACCACCTCGGTTACGAGAGCGTCCGCGAACTGCCCGATGGCAAGGTCCGCGTGAGCCTCGCCGCCAACCCGAGCCACCTCGAAGCCGTGAACGCGGTGGTGGAGGGCAAGGCCCGCGCCCGCCAGCGCCTGATCGGCGACGACGGCGTGAAAACCGACCGCAAGCGGGTGCTGCCGATCCTCCTCCACGGGGATGCCGCCTTCGCCGGTCAGGGTTCGGTGGCCGAAGTGCTGAACCTTTCCCAACTCCCGGGCTACCGCACCGGGGGCACGATTCACCTGATCATCAACAACCAGATCGGCTTCACCACGATGCCGGCCGATGCCCGCTCCTCCGCCTATGCGACGGACGTGGCCAAGATGATCGAGGCACCGATCCTGCACGTGAACGGGGAGGTGCCGATGGAACTCTACTGGGCCGCCCAGTTCGCCCTCGAATTCCGCCAGAAGTTCGGTCGCGACGTGGTGATCGACATGTATTGCTACCGCCGCCAGGGTCACAACGAGACCGACCAGGCCGCGTTCACCCAGCCGCACATCTACAAGCACATCCAGGAGCGCGAGACGATCGGCCAGATCTATAAGAAGCAACTGGTGGGTCAGGGTGTCCTGAGCCAAGAGGAAGCGGACAAGATCGAGAAGGACATCTGGGACCGCTTCGAAGCGGGCCACGCCAAGATGGTCGAGATGCAGGCCAGCGGCGACCGCAGCGTCTTCAGTGGCTCCACCGCCGTCGAGCAGGAGGACTACAATCACGCTCCCGTTCCGACGGGCATCTCCCGCGACCTGCTGCAGCATGTCGGGAAGGTGCTCACCACGGTCCCGGAAAGCTTCAATCTCCACCCGACCCTCGCCAAGCGCTTCATCCCGCGCCGCCAGGAAGCTCTTCAGAACGGTGGCCCGGTGGACTGGGCCTTTGCCGAATCGCTCGCTTGGGGAGCCCTGCTCACCGAAGGTCATCAGGTCCGCCTCTCCGGTCAGGACTGCCGCCGCGGCACTTTCTCGCAGCGCCACGCGGTGTTCTACGATTCCGAGTCCCGCGCCCGTTACATCCCGCTGGAGCACGTGAGCCCCACGCAGGCCAAGTTCTGCGTCTACAACTCCTTCCTCTCCGAGTTCGCCGTGCTCGGTTTCGACTACGGCTATTCGATCGGAGCCCCGAATATGCTGACCCTGTGGGAGGCCCAGTTCGGCGACTTCTCGAACGGTGCCCAGGTCATCATCGACCAGTTCATCGCCTCCGCGGAGTCGAAGTGGCAGACCCCGACCGACCTCGTGCTGCTCCTGCCTCACGGCTACGAAGGCATGGGTCCTGAGCACTCCAGCGCCCGCCTCGAGCGCTTCCTGCAGCTATGCGCCGGGAAGAACATGATCGTGGGCAACTTCACGACTCCCGCCCAGTACTTCCACGCTCTGCGCCGCCAGAAGATGCGCAGCTTCCGCAAGCCACTGGTGCTCATGACGCCCAAGAGTCTGCTGACCCGCCCCGAAGCGGTTTCCACGGAGGCCGATTTCCTCGAGGGTTCCTGCTTCCAAGAGGTGCTGCCGGATCCGGTGCACCACGAGGATCCGATGCAGGTCACCCGCATCGTCTTCTGTTCGGGCAAGGTCTACTACGATCTGGCTGCCTATCGTCAGGAGCACAACATCACCGACACGGCGATCCTCCGCATCGAGCAGCTCTATCCCTTCCACGATGAGCTGGTCGCCGCTCTGGTCGCCCAGTATCCGGGCGCTTCGAAGTTCGTCTGGTGTCAGGAAGAACCGCTCAACATGGGCTCCTGGTCCTACATCTTCCCGCGTTTGGAGAAGGCGCTCGACCGCCGCGTCCGCTACGCCGGGCGCACCCGGGCCTCCAGCCCCGCCGCGGGTTCAAAGGCCAGAAGCTATGCCGAACAAAAAGCCCTGATCGAAGCCGCTTTCAAGGTTGTCTGA
- a CDS encoding ABC transporter ATP-binding protein, whose protein sequence is MIEVRELTKSFARHTAVKGIDFSVQKGEIVGFLGPNGAGKTTTMRMLTGYLPPTSGSATIAGFDIFRQSLDARRCIGYMPENVPLYEDMRVREFLRYRASLKGLNNRDAKRRVNEVIETCGLEGVRRKMIKVLSKGYRQRVGLADALVHEPQLLILDEPTNGLDPNQIRQIRDLIKRLSENHTILLSTHILHEVEMTCGRVIIIDGGQIKAQDTPQNLVAGMRAAGRVHAEISGDSGVIAPALQRMDHVKRVTHEIVEGDWSHYEILVDSGTDARERIHELASQYGWPLRSLHRKDPTLEDVFVELTRRD, encoded by the coding sequence ATGATCGAAGTCAGGGAACTTACCAAGAGCTTTGCCCGCCACACGGCGGTCAAAGGCATCGACTTCAGCGTCCAGAAGGGCGAGATCGTCGGATTCCTCGGGCCGAACGGCGCTGGTAAGACCACCACCATGCGGATGCTGACCGGTTACCTGCCTCCGACCTCCGGCAGCGCGACCATCGCCGGCTTCGATATCTTCCGCCAATCCTTGGATGCCCGGCGCTGCATCGGCTACATGCCGGAGAACGTCCCGCTCTACGAAGACATGCGGGTACGGGAATTCCTGCGCTACCGTGCCTCCCTGAAGGGCCTGAACAATCGGGACGCGAAACGCCGGGTCAACGAAGTCATAGAAACGTGCGGACTGGAAGGCGTGCGCCGGAAAATGATCAAAGTGCTCTCCAAGGGCTACCGGCAGCGGGTTGGCCTCGCCGATGCCTTGGTCCACGAGCCGCAGCTCCTGATTCTGGACGAACCCACCAACGGGCTCGACCCGAACCAGATCCGGCAGATCCGCGATCTGATCAAGCGGCTCTCCGAGAATCACACGATCCTGCTCTCCACCCACATCCTTCACGAAGTCGAAATGACCTGCGGCCGGGTCATCATCATCGACGGCGGCCAGATCAAGGCCCAGGACACCCCGCAGAACCTGGTGGCCGGGATGCGTGCCGCCGGACGGGTGCATGCCGAGATCTCCGGGGACTCCGGAGTGATCGCCCCTGCCCTCCAGCGGATGGACCACGTGAAACGCGTGACCCACGAAATCGTCGAGGGAGACTGGTCGCATTACGAGATCCTCGTGGATTCCGGCACGGATGCCCGCGAGCGGATCCATGAGCTGGCCTCCCAGTATGGCTGGCCGCTGCGGAGCTTGCACCGGAAAGATCCGACTCTGGAAGACGTCTTCGTCGAGCTCACCCGTAGGGATTGA